A window of Strix uralensis isolate ZFMK-TIS-50842 chromosome 35, bStrUra1, whole genome shotgun sequence genomic DNA:
CGAATGCTTGGCCAGGGTGACTGTGGGGGCCCCCGCTGCCGACCCCCCCACTTTGCTCTGCCCCATTTGCCGCCGCCCCACGGCCCTGCCCCCCCGCCGTGGCCCCCCAGCTTTACCCACCCCCCCTGATCTCCTGGCTctcctcccccccggccccgccgccgcctccatcCGCTTCAACCGCCCCAAGGGGTTGCTCTAcgtcccccccccacaccccaaaacccccGACCAGCTCCCCACCGTCACCCTCAGCCTGGAATTGGGGCGAcctgaccccccccctccccaaaaccagcctCAGCCCCAGCTCTCGGGCCGCTGCGTTCTGGGCCGAGCGTTGGCCTTGACCTTGGCCTTGATGGTGGGAGGGGGCTTGGCCTTCTGCGGagtcttcctcttcttcatccaGCCTGCGGCCTATGAGGAGGGGGGGCCACTGCCAAACACCACCTGGGGGGCGCAGAGCTGGCCCCCCTTttaagacacccccccccccttttccacATTGTGAACCCCCACGTTGTCTTGCTGGCCCGTGGACCACCCCCATGGGCTGAGATTGTGCCCTCATAactctgggggggggggcgagggggaggGAACCCCACTCGTGGtcaagattttggggggggggccaCCCCCGTTTCCCATGTATTAAACATCTTCCTGGATGCCGACTGTGTCCTGGTTGTTTTCCAACCCTGATCCCAAGGGCAAgtccccc
This region includes:
- the RNF225 gene encoding RING finger protein 225, coding for MAPPGPAILGCRATAVVGDTGDTGGGPPLDSGGPPPLDCVICFAPYDRLFKVPKVLGCGHIFCLECLARVTVGAPAADPPTLLCPICRRPTALPPRRGPPALPTPPDLLALLPPGPAAASIRFNRPKGLLYVPPPHPKTPDQLPTVTLSLELGRPDPPPPQNQPQPQLSGRCVLGRALALTLALMVGGGLAFCGVFLFFIQPAAYEEGGPLPNTTWGAQSWPPF